In Methanosphaera sp. ISO3-F5, a genomic segment contains:
- the hisE gene encoding phosphoribosyl-ATP diphosphatase — MKDNIIREVYDTLIDRKNNPTDSYTSQLMQDSEKKAEDKILEKLGEEATEVILASKNNEDLVHESADLIFFTILNLAYKGIPLDDLFEELIQRHK, encoded by the coding sequence ATGAAAGATAATATTATAAGAGAAGTGTATGATACACTAATAGATAGAAAGAATAATCCAACCGATTCATATACATCACAACTAATGCAAGACTCAGAAAAAAAAGCCGAAGATAAAATACTTGAAAAGTTAGGTGAAGAAGCTACCGAAGTCATACTTGCAAGTAAAAATAATGAAGACTTGGTGCATGAATCAGCAGACTTAATATTTTTCACAATATTAAACTTAGCATACAAAGGAATACCCCTAGATGACTTATTTGAAGAACTTATACAAAGACACAAATAA
- a CDS encoding CBS domain-containing ParB/RepB/Spo0J family partition protein encodes MSDYKKVKDYMTRNVITVDPDMPIPEIKKIIKNTGHDGFPVEKDNQIVGIITASDLLIRDSKPTVRGMMSDDIVIANEELSINDAARVMFRMGISRLPVTNEKKKVLGIITNTDILRSHIERSTPEKVSQYRQTLEQLYDVKTELTKEKINVSYLKPTQDKVYADELQGRTYEIEKGLAEPIMSVKVDEHKYLVIDGHHRLVASTQMGNDEILAYVITIDKPIKLGIEKTAEKNGIHTIEDIEIINDAQHPLIAITGSLRDKNTTIKK; translated from the coding sequence ATGAGTGATTACAAAAAAGTTAAAGATTACATGACAAGAAATGTAATTACAGTAGATCCAGATATGCCAATACCAGAAATTAAGAAAATCATAAAAAACACAGGACACGATGGATTCCCAGTAGAAAAAGATAACCAAATCGTAGGCATAATCACTGCATCCGACCTTCTTATCAGAGATTCAAAACCAACTGTTAGAGGAATGATGTCAGACGACATAGTAATAGCAAACGAAGAATTATCAATCAATGATGCAGCACGAGTAATGTTCAGGATGGGAATATCTAGATTACCTGTGACAAATGAAAAGAAAAAAGTATTAGGAATAATAACAAACACAGACATTCTTCGATCACACATAGAACGATCAACACCTGAAAAAGTAAGTCAGTATAGACAAACACTAGAACAATTATATGATGTTAAAACAGAACTAACTAAAGAAAAAATTAATGTATCATATTTAAAACCAACACAGGACAAAGTTTATGCAGATGAATTGCAGGGAAGAACTTATGAAATAGAAAAAGGATTAGCAGAGCCAATAATGTCCGTGAAAGTAGATGAACATAAATATCTTGTAATAGATGGACATCATAGATTAGTTGCATCAACACAAATGGGTAATGATGAAATATTAGCATATGTAATAACAATAGATAAACCTATAAAATTAGGAATAGAAAAGACTGCTGAAAAGAATGGCATTCATACAATTGAGGATATTGAGATAATTAATGATGCGCAACATCCATTAATCGCAATAACGGGTAGTTTAAGGGATAAAAATACGACAATTAAGAAGTGA
- the gatB gene encoding Asp-tRNA(Asn)/Glu-tRNA(Gln) amidotransferase subunit GatB, with protein MMCGLEIHVQLDTNSKLFCSCPTNYQSAPNNTNICHVCLNQPGAKPYPPNQSVLDKAIKVALMLGCDISDEIIYFMRKHYDYPDLSSGYQRTSVPVGINGELNGVRIHEIHVEEDPGQYKPDRGTVDFNRSGIPLIEIVTEPDMKSPEEARNFLNELVRVLNYSGCTRGEGTMRADVNISIEGGKRAEVKNVNSIRGAYKVLKFELIRQKNILRRGGEVQQETRAFLESQMITVPMRSKEDADDYRYIPDPDLPPLQIDPNHVEEIREVMPEPAHLKSARFVEQYGIDEADAKVLTSELELADAFEEVCKKVDANVATRLMRDELKRVLHYNKIEYTESKITPEDIIELIELINTKQVTPEAAHKLIEQMPGNDKTPTEIGKEMDIIGVVEDDAVIKAVEQAIEENPQAVTDYKNGKENAVNFLVGQVMRLTRGKANAGEANKIIKDKLDSL; from the coding sequence CCATGTATGTTTAAACCAACCAGGAGCAAAACCATACCCACCAAACCAAAGTGTATTAGACAAAGCAATAAAAGTAGCATTAATGTTAGGATGTGACATCTCTGACGAAATCATATACTTTATGAGAAAACACTACGATTATCCTGATTTATCCAGTGGATACCAGAGAACATCCGTACCTGTTGGAATAAATGGTGAATTAAATGGTGTAAGAATCCATGAAATACACGTGGAAGAAGATCCAGGACAATATAAACCAGACAGAGGAACAGTTGACTTTAATAGATCAGGAATTCCACTAATAGAAATCGTAACAGAACCAGACATGAAATCACCTGAAGAAGCCAGAAACTTCCTAAACGAATTAGTACGTGTATTAAACTACAGTGGATGTACTCGTGGAGAAGGAACTATGAGAGCTGACGTAAACATCTCCATTGAAGGAGGAAAAAGAGCTGAAGTTAAAAACGTTAACTCAATCCGTGGTGCATACAAAGTACTTAAATTCGAATTAATAAGACAAAAAAACATATTACGTCGTGGTGGAGAAGTTCAACAAGAAACAAGAGCATTCCTCGAATCACAAATGATAACAGTACCTATGAGATCAAAAGAAGACGCTGATGATTACCGATACATCCCAGACCCAGATTTACCACCATTACAAATTGACCCAAACCATGTAGAAGAAATCAGAGAAGTAATGCCAGAACCAGCACACCTTAAAAGTGCAAGATTTGTAGAACAATATGGTATAGACGAAGCAGATGCTAAAGTATTAACATCAGAATTAGAACTAGCAGATGCATTCGAAGAAGTATGTAAAAAAGTAGATGCTAATGTAGCAACAAGATTAATGAGAGATGAACTCAAACGTGTATTACATTACAACAAAATTGAATACACTGAAAGTAAAATAACACCAGAGGATATCATCGAACTAATAGAACTAATAAACACGAAACAAGTAACACCTGAAGCAGCACACAAACTGATAGAACAAATGCCTGGAAACGATAAAACACCTACAGAAATAGGAAAAGAAATGGACATTATCGGAGTAGTAGAGGATGATGCTGTAATAAAAGCAGTAGAACAAGCAATAGAAGAAAATCCACAAGCAGTAACTGATTACAAAAATGGAAAAGAAAATGCAGTAAACTTCCTAGTAGGACAAGTAATGAGATTAACCCGTGGAAAAGCAAATGCCGGAGAAGCAAACAAAATAATAAAAGATAAATTAGATTCTTTATAA